From the Chitinispirillales bacterium genome, the window AAAAAGGAAATTACAATTGTATCTTTTATGTTTATTTGTGGTATGTCTTTGTTTGCACAAGAAGATAACTCAGATAAAAGACGTTTGAGTTTTGGGTTTCGACTTGGTGGAGGTATAGGGCTTTCTGTTCCGAGTAAAGAATACAAAGAAGCATTTTTGAACGATGATACAGTATTATGGATTCTTGACGATGACGGAAATTATATCGGGGAAATGACAGCTAGAGAATACGGCATTATTCTCCGATGGAACTACGGAGATGAATCATTTAATTTTGCTCCTTTTGTGAGTCTGCAATTAACCAACTTTTTTGCGGTTCAAACTGAAATGCTTTTCACCAAATACGGTTATATCAGTTTTGATAACTTTGGCATACTGCATGTGTTTGGTGACTTTTTAAACTCTGATGATGAATATATTGAACCGGATACTTGTAGAAACGAATTAAAACAGAGTAGACATGCCTTAA encodes:
- a CDS encoding PorT family protein yields the protein MYKKEITIVSFMFICGMSLFAQEDNSDKRRLSFGFRLGGGIGLSVPSKEYKEAFLNDDTVLWILDDDGNYIGEMTAREYGIILRWNYGDESFNFAPFVSLQLTNFFAVQTEMLFTKYGYISFDNFGILHVFGDFLNSDDEYIEPDTCRNELKQSRHALIFPILAKLTFRPGNLSIQAFAGPHFTINIGKFSEKIDGRIKKYNDDKDYYQEKPWYPPIGLTTGANFGVKTKMGILFLDARYFTDLGYFRHVDDSFKWVRRAGLSLTAGYEFALNSKNSSEH